A part of Patescibacteria group bacterium genomic DNA contains:
- a CDS encoding S41 family peptidase produces MSYKLFQKILLALLLLISATSCGYYFGRRGFEVEYDRKKSIPITVTRRQMVAPVGETTVAFDEFWKVWDILNTKYLLRPLDGQKMVYGAIKGLTNSLGDPYTSFLEPVENASFASALNGQYEGIGAELGKDDNDVIIVVSPLEGSPAQLVGIRPKDKILKIDGENALGLSLSEAVAKIRGPKNTTVTLNILRGEPSASNQPFDVAIVRRQIVIKSVEWQDKGQGIAYIKVSTFGENTNGDWDKVVAEIVRVMPNLKSLILDVRNNPGGYLNGSVYLASEFLDKGPVVYQEDANGAQISLDVMRKGLLTKYPVVVLINGGSASASEILAGALRDRQGAKLVGETSFGKGTIQDSEDFEDGASVHVTIAKWLTPNKTWVHKVGLTPDYEIKNDENDITKDAQLEKAIEIAESKF; encoded by the coding sequence ATGTCTTATAAACTCTTTCAAAAAATACTGCTTGCTCTGCTTCTTCTAATATCCGCAACGAGTTGCGGATATTACTTCGGTCGTAGGGGATTTGAGGTAGAGTACGACCGCAAAAAATCCATTCCCATTACTGTAACCCGAAGGCAAATGGTGGCTCCAGTTGGGGAAACAACGGTTGCTTTTGACGAGTTTTGGAAAGTTTGGGACATTTTAAACACTAAGTACTTGCTAAGACCGCTAGACGGTCAAAAAATGGTTTACGGTGCTATCAAAGGACTGACCAATTCTTTAGGAGATCCCTACACTTCATTTTTAGAGCCTGTGGAAAACGCTTCTTTTGCTTCGGCTTTAAATGGGCAGTACGAGGGAATTGGCGCGGAACTGGGAAAAGACGATAACGATGTGATTATTGTGGTCTCGCCACTAGAAGGATCGCCAGCGCAATTGGTGGGAATTCGTCCCAAGGATAAAATCCTAAAAATTGACGGGGAAAACGCCCTAGGGCTGTCGCTTTCCGAAGCGGTGGCTAAAATTAGGGGACCTAAAAATACCACGGTTACGCTCAATATTCTAAGAGGAGAGCCGTCAGCTAGCAACCAGCCTTTTGATGTCGCGATTGTTCGTCGTCAAATTGTAATTAAGTCAGTGGAATGGCAGGATAAAGGGCAGGGGATTGCTTACATAAAAGTTTCGACATTTGGCGAAAATACCAATGGCGATTGGGACAAAGTGGTTGCCGAGATAGTCCGGGTAATGCCAAATTTAAAATCGCTAATTCTGGATGTGCGCAATAATCCCGGTGGGTACTTAAATGGTTCAGTTTACCTAGCCAGCGAATTTTTAGACAAGGGGCCGGTGGTTTATCAAGAGGATGCCAATGGAGCGCAAATTTCGCTTGATGTCATGCGCAAGGGGTTGCTGACAAAATATCCTGTGGTAGTTCTCATCAACGGTGGAAGCGCTTCGGCGTCCGAAATATTAGCTGGAGCTTTGCGGGATCGCCAGGGGGCAAAACTGGTTGGCGAGACAAGTTTTGGCAAGGGGACAATTCAAGACTCCGAAGATTTTGAGGACGGGGCAAGTGTTCATGTGACGATTGCCAAATGGCTGACTCCTAATAAAACTTGGGTTCACAAGGTGGGTTTAACTCCAGATTACGAGATTAAAAATGATGAGAATGATATAACAAAGGACGCGCAATTGGAGAAGGCGATCGAGATTGCGGAGAGTAAATTCTAA
- a CDS encoding DMT family transporter, with protein sequence MTNRKKSLIALALVTLIWGGATPVIKLGLNSLPTFTFLFIRLAISSIAVLPILLVKLKKTPLKLPQIPALFFIPFFGQTISLGLVFLALDRTSALDGAILGSMSPIMISIAGVILLNEVITKRERVGTAIALVGSLIIIFQPWAESGFSLHDGFREKLLGNVLMVGYLLANTAYTIATKRYFKKYPKTDPFIKISLGFIVGAITFFPLSMLELSSLTTVSGIAALTFPPLTAILSLLYMAIFSGVIAYFLYEMALKYIEASEASVFTYLQPVIAIPASFILLGEVPTGVFMMGGAVIAMGVYLAETKKFPYFPASFKRSFKDLTPLITCFFSIFLTILAFRSS encoded by the coding sequence ATGACCAACCGCAAAAAATCCCTCATCGCCCTCGCCTTGGTAACCCTGATCTGGGGAGGCGCCACCCCAGTGATCAAACTGGGTTTAAACAGCCTTCCCACCTTTACTTTTTTATTCATCAGACTTGCGATCTCCTCAATTGCGGTGCTTCCAATTCTGCTTGTTAAACTCAAGAAAACCCCTCTCAAACTCCCGCAAATTCCGGCGCTTTTTTTTATCCCGTTTTTTGGTCAAACAATATCTTTGGGACTGGTTTTTTTGGCGCTTGATCGCACTTCGGCGCTCGACGGAGCGATTCTGGGATCAATGAGTCCTATTATGATATCGATTGCGGGAGTAATTTTGTTAAATGAGGTTATTACGAAAAGAGAAAGAGTGGGAACAGCAATTGCCCTTGTGGGATCGTTGATAATTATTTTTCAGCCTTGGGCAGAATCAGGATTTTCTTTGCATGACGGCTTTAGAGAAAAACTTTTGGGAAATGTTTTAATGGTAGGCTATCTTCTTGCCAACACCGCCTATACTATCGCCACTAAAAGATATTTTAAAAAATACCCTAAAACCGATCCGTTTATTAAAATTTCGCTGGGATTTATTGTTGGAGCCATCACCTTCTTTCCCCTTTCGATGCTCGAGTTGTCTTCTTTGACCACAGTCTCCGGGATCGCGGCGCTGACTTTTCCCCCGTTGACCGCTATACTTTCCCTGCTTTACATGGCAATTTTTTCTGGTGTTATCGCCTATTTCTTATACGAGATGGCATTAAAATATATTGAGGCTTCAGAAGCCAGCGTCTTTACCTACCTGCAACCGGTTATTGCCATCCCCGCTTCTTTTATCTTGCTGGGTGAAGTTCCGACAGGAGTGTTTATGATGGGCGGGGCGGTCATAGCAATGGGAGTATATTTAGCAGAAACCAAAAAATTCCCCTACTTCCCCGCTTCTTTTAAAAGGTCTTTCAAAGACTTAACTCCACTCATCACTTGCTTTTTTTCTATTTTTTTAACCATTTTAGCTTTTCGCTCTTCTTGA
- the lexA gene encoding transcriptional repressor LexA, translated as MPVTLYKRQRQIMDYIKQYIQKQGFSPTLQEIANAMGVSSLATVHEHLQALEKKGIIKKFQGAVRGLQVLDQKINAALDGIEIPLVGMIAAGSPIEAIEDPATTITIAPAMVSEKARTFALLVRGQSMKDMGILDGDFVICEQKSYANAGDVVVALLENEMATLKRFYREGKMVKLVPANSEMLPILVPEDKIKIQGVVKGVIRRY; from the coding sequence ATGCCTGTTACCTTATATAAACGCCAACGCCAAATTATGGATTATATTAAACAATATATCCAAAAACAAGGTTTCTCCCCCACATTACAAGAAATTGCCAACGCCATGGGGGTCTCCTCCCTTGCCACCGTTCACGAGCATTTGCAAGCGCTCGAAAAAAAAGGCATTATTAAAAAATTCCAAGGCGCAGTTAGGGGTCTGCAAGTTCTAGACCAAAAAATTAACGCCGCGCTAGATGGAATCGAGATACCACTAGTCGGCATGATTGCCGCAGGATCGCCGATTGAGGCTATCGAAGATCCCGCAACTACCATTACCATTGCTCCAGCCATGGTCTCGGAAAAAGCTCGCACCTTTGCCCTGTTGGTTCGCGGTCAAAGCATGAAAGATATGGGAATATTAGATGGCGACTTCGTTATCTGCGAGCAAAAAAGTTACGCCAATGCTGGAGATGTGGTGGTAGCGCTTTTAGAAAACGAGATGGCAACGCTAAAAAGGTTTTACCGCGAAGGAAAAATGGTAAAACTGGTTCCCGCCAATTCCGAAATGCTACCAATTTTGGTACCAGAGGATAAAATAAAAATCCAAGGGGTTGTTAAAGGTGTCATAAGAAGGTATTAA
- a CDS encoding PCRF domain-containing protein, which translates to MDYLEIEKNRIDLKILEAKKLLLDPALAELAKEEIARLEQEKTELEKGGSPPLADYPNDSAPSSLSNPSNSPYPSTPSSSCILEIRAGTGGDEASIFASELFRMYQRYAINQGWKINLLGETSAKITGEGCFDKLQFESGVHRVQRVPQTESSGRIHTSTITVAVLPVVTPKEVEIKDADLIFDSFHSGGHGGQNVNKVETAVRITHKPTGIVVSCQEERFQLKNREKALEMLRSKLYQMMQEQHQTSVNNLRATQVGTGDRTEKIRTYNFPQNRITDHRAGLSWHNIKGVMEGEIERVLSDLEEKLLTKE; encoded by the coding sequence ATGGATTACCTTGAGATTGAAAAAAATAGAATAGACTTAAAAATACTCGAAGCGAAAAAACTTTTGCTTGATCCTGCTTTGGCAGAACTTGCCAAGGAGGAGATTGCAAGGTTAGAACAAGAGAAAACGGAATTAGAAAAAGGGGGTAGTCCGCCTTTGGCGGACTACCCCAACGATTCTGCACCTTCTTCCCTCTCCAATCCCTCTAATTCCCCTTATCCCTCTACTCCCTCTAGTTCGTGTATTTTGGAAATAAGGGCAGGAACCGGGGGCGACGAGGCCAGCATTTTTGCCAGCGAGCTTTTTAGAATGTATCAAAGGTACGCCATAAACCAAGGTTGGAAGATAAATTTGCTAGGAGAAACCAGCGCTAAGATAACAGGCGAGGGGTGTTTTGACAAATTACAGTTTGAGTCGGGGGTCCATCGTGTCCAACGGGTACCACAGACAGAATCCAGTGGCAGAATCCATACTTCCACGATAACTGTGGCAGTTTTGCCCGTAGTCACTCCAAAGGAAGTGGAAATTAAGGATGCTGACTTGATATTTGACTCGTTTCATTCCGGCGGTCACGGCGGGCAGAATGTTAACAAGGTCGAAACCGCCGTTCGGATTACTCACAAACCCACGGGAATTGTGGTTTCCTGCCAAGAGGAACGCTTTCAACTCAAAAATCGCGAAAAGGCTCTGGAAATGCTTCGCTCTAAACTTTATCAAATGATGCAGGAACAACACCAAACCTCTGTCAACAACCTACGAGCAACGCAAGTGGGAACTGGTGACAGAACCGAAAAAATAAGAACCTACAACTTTCCGCAAAATAGAATCACCGATCATCGAGCCGGCTTAAGCTGGCACAATATTAAGGGGGTAATGGAGGGGGAGATTGAGAGGGTGTTGAGTGATCTTGAGGAGAAATTGTTAACCAAAGAATAA
- the rpsR gene encoding 30S ribosomal protein S18: MQKKKKKKLILKKKFVDVGPLPKVGDVSFKDTAQLKKFLSDRHKILPRKLTRVSASLQRAVSREIRKARIMGLLPFTERHEVR, translated from the coding sequence ATGCAAAAGAAAAAAAAGAAAAAACTCATTCTTAAGAAAAAGTTTGTAGATGTAGGACCGCTTCCCAAAGTTGGCGATGTCTCTTTTAAAGACACCGCGCAACTTAAGAAATTCCTAAGCGATCGCCACAAAATTTTGCCTCGCAAATTAACTCGAGTTTCGGCATCTTTGCAACGGGCAGTCTCTCGTGAGATTAGGAAGGCTCGGATTATGGGACTTCTGCCATTTACAGAACGCCACGAAGTGCGCTAA
- the ssb gene encoding single-stranded DNA-binding protein, giving the protein MSRSINQAMVLGNLTRDPEMRYTPSGSAVTSFAVATNRSWKTERGEVREESEFHNIVSWNKLAELCSQLLQKGTRVFVQGRLQTRNWDDTSGAKHYKTEIVADDMVVLERGRTGGMVTETVAKEPVEAPVVEPEEASKEEKTESKEVKEDVAGEEIPF; this is encoded by the coding sequence ATGTCACGATCTATAAATCAGGCGATGGTTTTGGGAAATTTAACCCGCGATCCCGAAATGAGATATACGCCGTCAGGAAGCGCGGTCACAAGTTTTGCGGTTGCTACAAATAGAAGCTGGAAAACCGAAAGAGGCGAAGTGCGCGAAGAGAGCGAATTTCACAATATTGTATCCTGGAACAAATTAGCCGAACTTTGCTCACAATTATTACAAAAAGGGACCCGAGTTTTTGTGCAGGGGAGATTGCAAACTAGGAATTGGGATGACACCAGTGGGGCAAAACACTACAAAACCGAGATAGTTGCCGACGATATGGTGGTTTTAGAGCGGGGAAGAACAGGGGGTATGGTAACGGAAACAGTTGCCAAAGAGCCGGTGGAAGCGCCAGTTGTAGAACCCGAAGAAGCGTCAAAAGAGGAAAAGACCGAATCAAAAGAAGTTAAAGAAGATGTGGCGGGAGAGGAAATTCCTTTTTAG
- the rpmE gene encoding 50S ribosomal protein L31: MKPDIHPKYYNDCKVVCACGNSYITGSILPEIRVDVCSACHPFYTGKEKFIDTEGRVERFKRKVDVAKKVQEERKAKMVKKIEKKQVMSGVKSLKDLLKEAGK; encoded by the coding sequence ATGAAACCTGACATCCATCCCAAATATTATAATGACTGCAAAGTGGTTTGCGCTTGTGGCAACTCTTACATCACGGGATCAATTTTGCCCGAAATCAGGGTAGATGTTTGTAGCGCCTGCCATCCGTTTTATACTGGCAAAGAAAAGTTTATTGACACTGAGGGGCGGGTGGAGAGGTTTAAGCGCAAAGTAGATGTTGCCAAAAAAGTTCAAGAAGAGCGAAAAGCTAAAATGGTTAAAAAAATAGAAAAAAAGCAAGTGATGAGTGGAGTTAAGTCTTTGAAAGACCTTTTAAAAGAAGCGGGGAAGTAG
- a CDS encoding PIN domain-containing protein: MPNKSKETLFIDTSFFKAMLDSSDDFHNKAVKTLSTIEKNGNPLVTTNYILDEAFTLIRQRMGVGALKIFREALLQNEWRLKVARTTIQDEENAWDYMLKDWSNLSFTDCVSFAVMKRLSIQHACTFDSHFSSAGFSTVP, translated from the coding sequence ATGCCTAACAAATCAAAGGAAACCCTCTTTATAGATACAAGCTTTTTTAAAGCAATGTTAGATTCGTCCGACGACTTTCACAACAAAGCAGTAAAAACATTGAGTACAATCGAAAAAAACGGCAACCCACTTGTTACAACAAATTACATTTTAGATGAGGCATTTACATTAATTAGACAAAGGATGGGAGTTGGGGCATTAAAAATATTTAGAGAGGCGCTATTACAAAACGAATGGAGATTAAAAGTAGCCCGAACAACAATTCAAGATGAAGAAAATGCTTGGGATTATATGCTTAAAGACTGGAGTAATTTATCTTTTACCGATTGTGTATCTTTTGCAGTAATGAAAAGGCTAAGTATACAACACGCCTGCACATTTGATTCTCACTTTTCCAGCGCGGGCTTTTCCACGGTTCCCTAA
- the ychF gene encoding redox-regulated ATPase YchF, with protein sequence MSLSVGIVGLPNVGKSTLFNAILKRQIACVANYPFATIEPNTGVVEVLDSRVDKLAELSHSAKKVYSTITFIDIAGLVKGASTGAGLGNKFLAHIREVDLILLLLRDFEDAEIIREGSINPESDREVLLTELKLKDLEILSKVVDSKEIRKKGGSTPAGYYPNVLKKAVGVLDAGKLLANGKWTKEELEELQGFNLLTLKPILPVLNVSEDSIGFVPNGTNPDEMRSSRMKVSAKIEFELSSLSTVDRNAYLTDLGLTEAPLDGVIRQAYKMLGLSTFLTTGEKESRAWKFKQGWNAQKCAGVIHSDFERLFIAVDVISYQKYIEAGSWGKAKEKGMARLEGKEYLVKDGDVVEFRVGRG encoded by the coding sequence ATGAGTTTGTCCGTGGGGATTGTGGGGTTGCCCAATGTGGGAAAAAGCACTTTATTTAACGCTATTTTAAAGCGTCAAATAGCCTGTGTTGCTAATTACCCTTTTGCTACTATTGAGCCGAACACGGGAGTCGTCGAAGTTTTAGATAGTCGGGTTGACAAATTGGCAGAACTTTCGCACTCTGCCAAAAAAGTGTACTCAACTATCACATTTATAGACATCGCTGGTCTGGTCAAAGGTGCATCCACTGGCGCGGGATTGGGAAACAAGTTTTTAGCCCATATCAGGGAAGTCGACCTAATCCTTCTACTTCTAAGAGATTTTGAGGACGCGGAAATTATTCGAGAGGGCTCTATCAATCCAGAAAGCGATAGGGAGGTGCTACTCACGGAATTAAAGCTAAAGGATTTGGAGATTTTATCAAAGGTCGTGGACTCAAAGGAGATTAGGAAGAAAGGGGGTAGTACCCCTGCGGGGTACTACCCCAATGTTTTGAAAAAAGCTGTGGGGGTTCTCGATGCAGGGAAATTATTGGCGAACGGGAAGTGGACCAAAGAAGAATTGGAGGAATTACAAGGGTTTAATTTGCTAACCTTAAAACCTATTTTACCTGTGCTAAATGTTTCTGAGGATTCAATCGGGTTCGTCCCAAATGGGACGAACCCGGATGAAATGAGATCGTCCCGTATGAAAGTATCCGCCAAGATTGAATTTGAACTCTCGTCATTGTCAACTGTAGATCGAAATGCTTATCTTACCGACTTAGGACTCACCGAAGCGCCCCTTGACGGAGTCATTCGTCAAGCTTATAAAATGTTGGGGCTTTCCACATTTCTAACCACAGGGGAAAAAGAAAGCCGAGCCTGGAAATTTAAACAAGGCTGGAACGCCCAAAAATGCGCTGGTGTTATCCATAGCGACTTTGAAAGATTATTTATTGCAGTAGATGTCATTTCCTATCAAAAATACATCGAAGCCGGCAGTTGGGGTAAAGCTAAAGAGAAAGGAATGGCAAGGTTGGAGGGGAAGGAATACTTAGTCAAAGATGGAGATGTGGTGGAGTTTAGGGTGGGGAGGGGATAA
- the rpsF gene encoding 30S ribosomal protein S6, giving the protein MQLYELTYILKSTATVKEEQAKLVALISSLGGKVVKEEPAEKKKFAYKINKDVEGIYATVLFNLPKKEYANFVKKLKLQENIIRSLITVAKKSKPKVKR; this is encoded by the coding sequence ATGCAATTGTACGAACTGACATATATCTTAAAATCAACAGCGACTGTTAAAGAAGAGCAAGCTAAACTGGTTGCTCTCATTTCTTCCCTTGGCGGTAAGGTTGTTAAAGAAGAACCAGCCGAAAAGAAAAAATTTGCCTACAAGATAAACAAAGATGTGGAGGGTATTTACGCTACGGTACTGTTTAACCTTCCCAAAAAAGAATACGCCAACTTTGTCAAAAAGCTTAAGTTGCAAGAAAATATTATTAGAAGTTTAATCACTGTTGCTAAAAAGTCAAAGCCCAAGGTTAAAAGATAA